A part of Bubalus bubalis isolate 160015118507 breed Murrah chromosome 6, NDDB_SH_1, whole genome shotgun sequence genomic DNA contains:
- the C6H1orf52 gene encoding UPF0690 protein C1orf52 homolog: MAAEEKDPLSYFAAYGSSSSGSSDEEDNSEPEETSRKGQDTAKSAGGYGNKAEKRLPGPDELFRSVTRPAFLYNPLNKQIDWERHVVKAPEEPPKEFKIWKSNYVPPPETYSTEKKPPPPELDMAIKWSNIYEDNGDDAPQNAKKARLLPEGEETVESDDEKDEHTSKKRKIELGEPTKKKK; encoded by the exons ATGGCAGCGGAAGAGAAGGATCCTTTGAGCTATTTCGCGGCTTACGGCAGCAGCAGCTCAGGCTCCTCGGACGAGGAGGATAACAGCGAGCCGGAGGAAACAAGTCGTAAGGGTCAAGATACAGCGAAGTCTGCCGGCGGCTATGGGAACAAGGCGGAGAAGCGGCTGCCTGGACCAGACGAGCTGTTCCGGAGCGTGACTCGCCCGGCCTTTCTTTACAATCCGCTCAACAAACAGATAGACTGGGAGAGGCACGTCGTCAAAGCTCCAGAGGAG CCTCCAAAGGAATTCAAAATATGGAAGTCAAACTATGTACCACCTCCGGAGACCTACTCTACAGAGAAGAAACCTCCCCCTCCAGAGCTggatatggcaataaaatggtcTAACATATATGAGGACAATGGTGATGATGCCCCACAGAATGCTAAGAAAGCTAGGCTTCTACCAGAAGGGGAGGAGACAGTGGAATCAG ATGATGAAAAAGATGAGCATACTTCTAAGAAGCGCAAAATAGAACTGGGAGAaccaacaaagaagaaaaaatag
- the BCL10 gene encoding B-cell lymphoma/leukemia 10, whose translation MEPTAPSLTEEDLTEVKKDALENLRVYLCEKIIAERHFDHLRAKKILSREDTEEISCRTSSRKRAGKLLDYLQENPKGLDTLVESIRREKTQNFLIQKITDEVLKLRNIKLEHLKGLKCSSCEPFPDGATNNLSRSNSDESNFSEKLRVSTIMYHPEGESSTAPFFSTDSSLNLPVLEVGRTENPTFSSTTLPRPGDPGAPPLPPELQLEEEGNSSEMFLPLRSRAVLRQ comes from the exons ATGGAGCCCACCGCGCCGTCCCTCACCGAGGAGGACCTGACTGAAGTGAAGAAGGAC gctTTAGAAAATTTGCGTGTATACCTGTGTGAAAAAATCATAGCTGAGAGACATTTTGATCATCTACGAGCAAAAAAAATACTCAGTAGAGAAGACACTGAAGAAATTTCTTGCCGAACATCAAGTAGAAAAAGGGCTGGAAAACTGTTAGACTACTTACAAGAAAACCCCAAAGGACTGGATACCCTGGTAGAATCTATTCGACGAGAAAAAACACAGAACTTCCTAATACAGAAGATTACAGATGAAGTGCTGAAACTTAGGAATATAAAACTAGAGCATCTGAAAG GACTGAAATGTAGCAGCTGTGAGCCTTTTCCTGATGGAGCCACAAATAACCTCTCTAGATCAAATTCGGATGAGAGTAATTTCTCTGAGAAACTGAGAGTATCCACCATCATGTATCACCCAGAAGGAGAATCCAGCACGGCCCCCTTTTTTTCTACCGATTCTTCTCtgaatttgcctgttctagaaGTAGGCAGAACTGAAAATCCCACCTTCTCTTCAACTACACTTCCAAGACCTGGGGACCCTGGGGCTCCTCCTTTGCCTCCAGAGCTGCAGTTAGAAGAAGAAGGAAACTCTAGTGAGATGTTTCTTCCCTTACGATCACGTGCTGTTTTGCGGCAATGA